From the Mammaliicoccus sciuri genome, the window CCTAGACATTTATTAGAATGGGTAGGATTTGATAACTTTAAATCATTAGTTACAGTACCTATTTGGAAGACAACATTCTTTAACGTATTAACTTGGACGATTGTTTGGACTTTAGTAGCGACTACTTTACAAATCGCGTTAGCGTTATTGCTCGCTATTATTGTTAACCACCCACTTATTAGATTTAAAAAGCTTATTAGAACAGTATTAATCTTACCTTGGGCAGTTCCATCGTTTGTAACAATATTAATCTTTGCTGCCATTTTTAATGATGATTTCGGTTCGATTAATAATGATATCTTGCAACCATTATTTGGTATTGCACCAGCTTGGTTAAATGATCCATTCTGGGCAAAGGTTGCTTTAATCTTAATTCAAGTTTGGCTTGGATTCCCATTCGTATTCGCTTTATTCACTGGTGTTCTACAAAGTATTTCATCAGACTGGTACGAAGCGGCAGATATGGACGGCGCATCAAGTTGGCAAAAATTTAGAAATATTACGTTTCCACATATTTTATTTGCGACTGCACCATTATTAATTATGCAATACGCAGGAAACTTTAATAACTTTAATTTAATTTACTTATTTAATAAAGGTGGTCCACCTGTTTCTGGTCAGAATGCAGGTAGCACAGATATCTTAATTTCATGGGTTTATCGATTAACATTTGATATGCAAAATTATAATATGGCCGCAACGATTTCATTAATTATCGGTGTGTTTATTGCCATTATTGCATTCTTACAATTTAGAAAGACAAGTACTTTTAAAGATGAGGGGGATATTTAATGAATAAGAAGAATAAAAATATATTAAGAGAGATTATCATGTATGGCATTTTGATTATTATGTTTATTATCATTATTTATCCATTACTGTGGACTTTAGGGTTATCACTTAACTCAGGTTCCAATCTTTATGGTTCTTCTATGATACCGAAAGATGCATCTTTGAAAAATTATATTTATTTACTAACTGATCCATCGAGTGATTATCTCACTTGGTATAAGAATACTTTAATCGTGGCGACGGCTAATGCTCTATTTTCTGTAATCTTTGTTGGTTTAACATCATATGCATTTTCAAGATATCGTTTTGTCGGTAGAAAATACGGGCTGATTGCATTTTTAATTTTACAAATGTTCCCGGTATTGATGGCAATGGTAGCAATTTATATCTTATTAAATACAATAGGCTTATTAGATTCACTATTCGGTCTTACTTTAATTTATATAGGTGGTTCCATTCCGATGAATGCTTTCTTAGTTAAAGGATATTTCGATACAATTCCTAAAGAATTAGATGAATCTGCTAAAATAGATGGTGCAGGACATATGAGAATATTTTTCACAATTATGTTACCGTTAGCTAAACCGATTCTAGCAGTTGTTGCACTATTTAATTTTATGGGACCATTTATGGACTTTATTCTGCCAAGAATTCTATTACGAAGTCCTGAAAAATACACACTAGCAGTCGGATTATTTAATTTTATAAATGATAAATTCGGAAACAACTTTACAGTATTTGCTGCTGGGGCAATGATGATTGCAATACCAATCTCAATAGTATTCTTATTATTACAAAGATACTTAGTGACTGGTTTAACGGCAGGTGCTACAAAAGGATAATAAAGGAGTGATCTCGTGGTTACAATAAAAGATGTTGCGAAAGAAGCAAATGTTGCACCATCAACAGTATCAAGAGTGATTAGTGGACATAAAAGTATAAGTGAAAAGACATCAAAGAAAGTAAAAGCTGTGATGAAGCAATTGGGATATCAACCTAATATTGCCGCGAGAACACTTGTAACACAAAAATCTAAAACGATTGGTTTAATTTTAAAATCAGCTTCTAAAGAAATGAAGCAAAACCCATTCTTTACAGATGTTCTGATGGGGATATCAATAGCTTGTAAACAAAGAGAATATTCAACGATTATGACAACGTCAGTTGAACAAGCTGACCTATTAGTTGAAGTAGAAAATCTCATTAAATCTAAATCAATAGATGGCTTTATTATGCTTTATTCAAAAGAGAATGATCCCGTTACACAACTACTCAAAAAATATCAATTTCCGTTTGTTGTTGTAGGGAAACAACTAAGCGAAAGAGAAATTATTCATATCGACAATGATAATGTCGAAGCAAGTCAAATGATTACAGAATTTATGATTCGAAAAGGCCATGAACATTTAGCTTTTATAGCTGAACCAGATTCATATGCTGTTGCATTAGACAGGGTAGAAGGCTTTAAGAAAGCTTGCGATAAACATGGTATCAACCAATATGAAATTTACCATGCAAATCCTAACAGAGATGAAATATTAGCAATCATTAAAGAAATGAAAGAAAGTGCGACTTTCCCTACAGCGATTATTACGTCAGATAGCATGATCAATATTAATTTATTAAGTGCATTATATGAACTTAATATAAGAGTGCCAGATGAAGTGATGACAGCAACTTTTAATGATTCATTTATTAATACTTTTGCTTCACCGCCTCAAACGGTCGTGAATATTTATCCTGAACATTTAGGTGAGGAAGCGGGTATAGCTTTAATTAAACTGATTGAGAATCCTAATATTTTAAGAAAAAATACGATTATTCCAACAGATATAATAGAGAGAAAATCAACGATAAAATAAGAGGTGACTGAATGATGGAGGAAC encodes:
- a CDS encoding sugar ABC transporter permease; the encoded protein is MKMRNPKLAAMLSIIPGIGQFYNKRYIKGSIFIVFFISFISVFYQFMNIGFWGLFTLGTVPKLDDSRVLLAQGIISLLLIAFAITLYVVNIIDAYRNADQYNKGFEIKDSKGRMTATWDKTFPYLLISPGIFLLIFVVVFPLLFMCFLAFTNYNLYNAPPRHLLEWVGFDNFKSLVTVPIWKTTFFNVLTWTIVWTLVATTLQIALALLLAIIVNHPLIRFKKLIRTVLILPWAVPSFVTILIFAAIFNDDFGSINNDILQPLFGIAPAWLNDPFWAKVALILIQVWLGFPFVFALFTGVLQSISSDWYEAADMDGASSWQKFRNITFPHILFATAPLLIMQYAGNFNNFNLIYLFNKGGPPVSGQNAGSTDILISWVYRLTFDMQNYNMAATISLIIGVFIAIIAFLQFRKTSTFKDEGDI
- a CDS encoding sugar ABC transporter permease; this encodes MNKKNKNILREIIMYGILIIMFIIIIYPLLWTLGLSLNSGSNLYGSSMIPKDASLKNYIYLLTDPSSDYLTWYKNTLIVATANALFSVIFVGLTSYAFSRYRFVGRKYGLIAFLILQMFPVLMAMVAIYILLNTIGLLDSLFGLTLIYIGGSIPMNAFLVKGYFDTIPKELDESAKIDGAGHMRIFFTIMLPLAKPILAVVALFNFMGPFMDFILPRILLRSPEKYTLAVGLFNFINDKFGNNFTVFAAGAMMIAIPISIVFLLLQRYLVTGLTAGATKG
- a CDS encoding LacI family DNA-binding transcriptional regulator, whose amino-acid sequence is MVTIKDVAKEANVAPSTVSRVISGHKSISEKTSKKVKAVMKQLGYQPNIAARTLVTQKSKTIGLILKSASKEMKQNPFFTDVLMGISIACKQREYSTIMTTSVEQADLLVEVENLIKSKSIDGFIMLYSKENDPVTQLLKKYQFPFVVVGKQLSEREIIHIDNDNVEASQMITEFMIRKGHEHLAFIAEPDSYAVALDRVEGFKKACDKHGINQYEIYHANPNRDEILAIIKEMKESATFPTAIITSDSMININLLSALYELNIRVPDEVMTATFNDSFINTFASPPQTVVNIYPEHLGEEAGIALIKLIENPNILRKNTIIPTDIIERKSTIK